The following nucleotide sequence is from Bradyrhizobium roseum.
GGACCTGCCATCAGTCAGCCGGCCGGACGCTGCGAACCCGTCGACGAGCCGACCGCCATTCTCGATGTGCTCGGGTTACGCACATCCGACCTCGAGGACTTTCCGGTTATGAATGCGATGACGAGCCGGACCAAGACGCTCGTGCCTGTACGCTCCCGCGCGATCCTGGATTCGATCACGCCTGATTTTTCAGGGATATCCGAGGTCTGCGGCGCGATCGGCTCAACCGGGCTCTATCCTTTTGCGATTGTCGATCGAGCAACGGCTACGCTTGCCGCCAGACAATTTCCAAAATCGTCCGGATATCCGGAAGACGCGGCCACAGGCATTGCGGCGACAGCGCTTGCATCCGGACTGCGCCAGTTAGGCGTGACATCCAGCACAAGGGTGACCGTACATCAAGGCGACACGATGGGCCGGCCTTCGAAGATTTTCGTCACCTTTCGAAACAATCAGTGCTGGCTCTCCGGCCATGTCGAACTGATGGAAGGATAAGGCCTATGGACCGCCGCTCTTTTCTGATGACTGCCCTGTTCATGCCGGCCGGGCTCTCGCCTGCCTTCGCGCAAATCACGTCATGGCCCGCAACCGCGCTGCACCTCGTCGTTCCCTACGCCGCCGGGGGACCCACGGATGTCGCAGTCAGACTGCTGGCGGATGCACTCTCCAGCAAGTTTCCACAACGCGTGATCGTCGAAAACGTCACCGGCGCCGGCACCGTGGTCGGCACGACCAGAGTAGCGACGGCGAAGGACGGTCACACGTTCCTTGTTGCCACCGTTGCTCATGCCGTTAACCCGGTTCTGTTTGCCAACCTTGCGTTCGACCCGTTGAAGGACTTGCGCGGGGTGGCTCTGCTCGGCATCGTTCCGCAGGTCGTTCTCGTCAATAAAGACGTTCAGGCCTCGACATTGCCCGAGCTGCTGGAGCTGGCGCGGAAGCGGCCCGGCGGCCTCACCTATGGATCAGCGGGCATTGGCTCGGCGCAGCACCTGGCCGCCGAGCTGTTGAAGAGCGTCGCCAAGATTGATCTTCAGCATGTCCCTTACCGGGGAAGCGGACCTGCGGTGACCGATTTGATCGGCGGCACGCTCGATATCGTCATCGACAGTGCAGCCACGGCCATACAGCAGGTAAAAAGCGGATCGGTACGCGCCCTTGCCGTGACGACCTTGCAACGCCTCGCTGCGCTTCCGGACGTGCCGACGGTCGCCGAAACCCTGCCAGGCTACGAAGCCTACACATGGAACGCCGTTCTGGCCCCCGCAGGCGCGCCATCGACAAGTATTGCCATCCTGAATTCGGCGATCAATGCCACGCTTGCGGAGCCGGGTTTGGCCACGCGGCTCTCAGAGCTTGGCATGACCGTCTCGCGAAATTCGACACCGGAATCAACGGACAAGTTTGTCGGCGAGGAAATCACCAAATGGCAGACCTTGCTGCGTGCAACGGGGGCAAAGCCGAACTAACGGAACATCCGATACCGCCCTTCGGTCTTTGCGCATCCGCCGCCTGAACCGCGACTTCGGCCTGCTGTCTCACGACGCCGCCGCGCCCACGGCCGGCTTCCGCGCCGGCGGCGTCCAGCGGAACGCCGCGCCGAACCGGTTCCAGGTATTGATCGAGGCGACTGCCGACGTCAGATAGGCAAGTTCCTTGTCCGAAAACTCCGCGCTCGCCTGCGCATAGACCTCGTCGCTGACGCCTTCGCTGATCAGGGTCAGCGCTTCGGTCCAGGCTAGTGCGGCGCGCTCGCGCGGCGAGAACTGCGGCGCCTCGCGCCAGACCACCACCAGGTTGAGCTTGTCGGTGGGCACGCCGAGCTTCTCGCCCTCCAGGATGTGAAACTGCACGCAGAAGGCGCAGCCGTTGATTTGCGAGGCACGCAGCTTGATCAGTTCGAGCAGTTGCTTGTCCATGCCGGCCTTGGCCGCGACCTGCCCGAGCGCCAGCACGGCGGCGTAGGCGTCCGGCGCCAGCGACATGAAGTCTTTGTACTCCTTGCGAGCATGCGTCATTTCTTGAGGCCTTTCGTTGTCGGCATTTTTGTCATTATAGGAAGCCCGCGCACCCCGTCCATGGCCGGGCTGTCCAGCAAAATCGACCCTGATCGGCGGCAAAATTGCGGTTCCCGCGGCGTCTTGGCTTTTGGCGCAGGCCCGTCGCCCCGCTACAATGGCCGGCATGAAACAGCTTGATTCCCTTGACGCTCCGACCCGCCGCGGCCTGCTGCAGGCCGGCCTCGGCGCAGGCGCCCTCCTCGCCACGCCGCTTTCCGCGCTGGCCGCGGCCCCGCCCGGCTTCGACGCGTGGCGCGCCAATTTTCGTGCGCGCGCGCTGGCAAAGGGCATTTCGGATGCGACCTGGACGCGGGTGATGGGCCGCATCGAGCCCGACATGAGCGTGTTCCGGCAGATGCAGAAGCAGCCGGAATTCAACGAACAGATCTGGCAATACGTCAACCGCCGAGCTTCGGACTGGCGCATCATCAACGGCCGCGAGGCGCTGAAGAAGCACGACGCGCTGTTCACGCGCATCGAGCAGGATTTCGGCGTCGAGCGCGGCACGCTGCTGGCGCTGTGGGGCGTTGAATCCGCCTATGGCGATCCGCTGGTGCAGCAGAACCATATGCGGCCGATTTTTCCATCGCTGGCGGCGCTGGCCTGGAACGAGCCGCGCCGCCGCGCCTATTGGGAAACCGAACTGATCAATGCGCTGAAAATCGTCGACCGCGGCTGGGGCACGCCGGAGGAAATGCGGGGATCCTGGGCCGGCGCCATGGGGCATACGCAATGGATGCCGGAAGTCTGGCTCAATGTCGGCATGGATTACGACAGGGACGGTCGCGTCTCGCCGTTCGGCAAGCCGGACGATGCGCTCGGCTCCAGCGCGCGCTACCTGCTCAACCGCGGCAAATATCATCGCGGCGAACATTGGGGCTATGAGGTCCGCGCCTCCGCGGGCGCTTCAGGCGGCAGCCGGACCTACGCGGCGTGGGCCAGCGCCGGCGTCACGCGCGCCGACGGAAAACCGTTCCCGCAGCCGAACGCTTTCGCGCAGATGTGGGTGCCGGTCGCCGGCGGTCCGTCATTCCTGCTGGGCCCGAATTTCTATTCGGTGAAAAGCTACAACCCGTCGATGAACTACGCGCTGGCGATCTGCCATCTCGGCGACCGCATCCTGGGCGCGCCGCCCTTCATCCAGCCCTTCCCCGGCTCCGAACGCGCGCTGACGCTTGCGGAAGTGCAGGAGGTGCAGACGCGATTGACAAAAGCCGGCTTCGACACCGGCGGCACCGA
It contains:
- a CDS encoding PhzF family phenazine biosynthesis protein, yielding MIRAGQNPDVFIVNVFRNGPGGGNPAPVVLDASLMTAAAMRELAAHYGHESAFVLPGRDGCDLSLRFFVPNHEMEMCGHATLGTVWLLKHLGLHPGPELTIATLSGIVTARMTEEGPAISQPAGRCEPVDEPTAILDVLGLRTSDLEDFPVMNAMTSRTKTLVPVRSRAILDSITPDFSGISEVCGAIGSTGLYPFAIVDRATATLAARQFPKSSGYPEDAATGIAATALASGLRQLGVTSSTRVTVHQGDTMGRPSKIFVTFRNNQCWLSGHVELMEG
- a CDS encoding Bug family tripartite tricarboxylate transporter substrate binding protein, producing MDRRSFLMTALFMPAGLSPAFAQITSWPATALHLVVPYAAGGPTDVAVRLLADALSSKFPQRVIVENVTGAGTVVGTTRVATAKDGHTFLVATVAHAVNPVLFANLAFDPLKDLRGVALLGIVPQVVLVNKDVQASTLPELLELARKRPGGLTYGSAGIGSAQHLAAELLKSVAKIDLQHVPYRGSGPAVTDLIGGTLDIVIDSAATAIQQVKSGSVRALAVTTLQRLAALPDVPTVAETLPGYEAYTWNAVLAPAGAPSTSIAILNSAINATLAEPGLATRLSELGMTVSRNSTPESTDKFVGEEITKWQTLLRATGAKPN
- a CDS encoding carboxymuconolactone decarboxylase family protein translates to MTHARKEYKDFMSLAPDAYAAVLALGQVAAKAGMDKQLLELIKLRASQINGCAFCVQFHILEGEKLGVPTDKLNLVVVWREAPQFSPRERAALAWTEALTLISEGVSDEVYAQASAEFSDKELAYLTSAVASINTWNRFGAAFRWTPPARKPAVGAAAS
- a CDS encoding lytic murein transglycosylase yields the protein MKQLDSLDAPTRRGLLQAGLGAGALLATPLSALAAAPPGFDAWRANFRARALAKGISDATWTRVMGRIEPDMSVFRQMQKQPEFNEQIWQYVNRRASDWRIINGREALKKHDALFTRIEQDFGVERGTLLALWGVESAYGDPLVQQNHMRPIFPSLAALAWNEPRRRAYWETELINALKIVDRGWGTPEEMRGSWAGAMGHTQWMPEVWLNVGMDYDRDGRVSPFGKPDDALGSSARYLLNRGKYHRGEHWGYEVRASAGASGGSRTYAAWASAGVTRADGKPFPQPNAFAQMWVPVAGGPSFLLGPNFYSVKSYNPSMNYALAICHLGDRILGAPPFIQPFPGSERALTLAEVQEVQTRLTKAGFDTGGTDGRVGNDTMKAVKDYQTKMGLLPADGYGGLKVLARLRQGG